GTTTTGTAGATATTGTTTTTAAACAAGACTTATTCAGATTTCATGCTGGATTCATGAAACCTTCTGAGAAACACAATTTTTCTCAGAGCACAAAAGCATTTGGTGGATTTGGAGCAGGAGGTAGTTTTGTGTTTCATGATCCTGATAAAGAGGTAACTATTGCATATACAATGAACAATATGTCCTCGCAGATGATGAACATGGACAGAGAAGTAAATATTAGAGAATCAGTATATAAAACTATTACCAATAAAAATAATGAGGGGTGATTTGCTTGGGCGAATCGGAACTTTGAGTCAAATACTTTCTTATCGTCAGTCCGTTAGGCTAACAATTCTCTACTATGAAATTAATATTTCTGAATCCGTTCCATCACTTCTTTCCCACAATCTATTCTATCCCATATTTTGGACCCACCGGTGAATCGGTAAAATTGATAATATTGGGTTAAAGCCAAAACACCCAGATCGGATTTTAGAACTTCTTTTTCGGTCTTCTTTCCCACGAGTTTTCGATCTTCCATGTGAAATTCCCGGAAGTATTCCTGAATCTGCGCTTTGATCTCGTCCGCAGTGCCTTCCACCTGGCAATACTCATAATCAAAGCGTAAAGTGACGATGTCATTCCGAAAAAAAGGAAACTCCATTACATGCCATCCTGTTTCAGATTTAACCAAAAATGCGACTCCGGTTAAACGCGCCTCAATTTGGGATCTATGAACGGTTTCGGATGAGGTGATCACATTCATTTCCTTTTTGATGTTAATGAAATCACCCACACGAATCCCAATACCTCGATCATGAAATACATCCAGAATCTGAATTTTATAACTGTGATCGGTATGACTCACAATTTTCGATTTGACAATGAGTGAACTCCCAAAGAATAGTCTATGCATTTTGGTTGCTTGTACCTCGCTTTTAGCCGTATTGACAGACAAAACCAGTACAAAGAGTAGAATGTATTTTAAAACGTTCAAATCAGTCTTTTTTACAATAACGCATTCATCCATTTTAAAGTTGATTTAGCCACCTGATCGCTGTAACTATCTCTTAATCGTAGTCTATATTCACCATTCAAATGTGCATTGATATTGGCTTCCATAGAATCAAAATACACAAAACCATGATCGGTATGGGGAATTATCTGGTAAGATGCATTTCCAGGATGTTTGGAATTGACCACTGCTGCTAAGGTACGAATATGATTGGCATTTAATGCTTCAATATCAAATTCTCCATACAATGCCAAAACATGGCTATTCACTTCCAGCCAGGTATCTACAAGGCTTATTTTATTGAGTGATTGCCAATAAGTATAATGTCGGTTGAGGTAATACCCATTCTTAAAGTCTTCCAGAATTCCGTCTGCCTCCAGCATTTTTCGAATAGATTCATCTTTGAGAATTTCAGTATTGGTTTTATTGGTCATCAACATTTCATACCAAAATGGAATGGCATTCCGAACATTACTTTCAATATCCGCAAAAGGGGTATGAAACATTTCTCCCTGTACACGCGTCATTTCCTGCATATACTCAAACCAGGTGTTGATGATAATCCCATAGGTAATCACACCTTTAGGAGAAAACTCTTGAGCCAGTAGAGGGGCGATAATCCCACCCATAGAATGACCGAACAGGAAAATATTTGAGGTATCGATCATGGAATTCTTTTGCAGACTTAAGTAACCTTGTCTGAAACCTTCCAGTTCTTCATTAAAGTTTTGATCCATGCATCCTTTTTCGCATTTACTGTCGCCCATATTCGCTTTTTCTACGCGATATACGGCATATCCTGCACGTACCCAATCCTGAATGAGTTTCGTAATCGTTAGATCAGGAACGGTAGACAATTCTACGGTTTGACAGACATAACCTTGTAAGAAATAAATCACCGGTGGATTTTGAATGTCTTTTGGTGTATATAAAATAGAACGAAGTTGGTTTCCGGGATAGTTCACCTGATCATAATAAATATGGGCTTCTTCGAAAACCTCAATCGGTCTTCCAATGGCTTTTGTCGATTTGGTGATCCATTTTCTATTTTGATAAAAAGTGATACTGATTTTGTCGTTGGCGCGCACGTCTTGAATCTCGGCAAACAGATCATTCATGCTGTTGATTTCATGATCATTGATATGAGAAATGATAGCACCATCTTTCATTCCCACTTTACTGGCGGTTGAATTTGGAAAAACAGTAAGGACATAAATTCCTTTTCCCTTTTCCATATGATGCGCAGTAGAAATAGAATCATTCATAGTTTGTAAACGTACCCCTAAAGAGGCTTTACGTTTTAATTCTTGTGCATTTACAGATATGGAAATAGTGATACATAGAAATGCGAATGCCAAATGTTTCAATTGATGTGTGCTCATTATTTGAGGTATGATTAAAAAAATGATGGAACCTGGAAGTTGGTCTTAATTCTATTTCAGCAAATTTGAATTTTGCGCTTAAAAGGGCAGGGGTAATTATTGCTAAAAACAAAAAAATGAATTAACCAATAAGTGCTTTTCGCAGATTTTTTGGATCAGAGAATCCAACGACTTCTGAAGCTGATGTGTATGTATGTCCTTGGTGTATAAGTTTTTTAGCAGCTTCTAATTTTAAATTTAGCGCATACTGGTAGGGTGTGCATTGATAAAAATCCCGAAAACTTCTGACAAAATGGTATTTCGACAAACACGAAACGGCCGCCAGTTGATCAATATTTATTTTTTGGTCGTAGTGCGCATGAATAAATTCACGGGCGGTGGAAAGCCGTCTGTATAGTTCTTCTTTGGTATGTTTTTTAGATGACTTTAAGTTGAGAAGTTGCTGGTTTAAGTTCAATTGATCTTGTACCAAATGTTCTGCTAATCTCATGTAGATGAGATGAAAATCAATTGGGGAGTTAAATTCACTATTTTGAATAATCCTCGGGAGGTATTCCTTTAAAAATCTTCCCGTGTTTGTAGACAGCAAAACGTTGTTGTTTTGCGTAAAATGAAATGGAGTAGAGTCAACCTGTTCTAATAACTGTTCTTTCGTTTGAACACGGTAATTATAGGCTTCTTCAATAATCTGTTTGGGCGGATAGATACAAATTCCCTGCGTGATCTTTGGGGTATGGATATCAATCTCGAATTCATCTCCATGATTGACAATAAGGTAATTATTGGCTTGAACGGTATAACGTTGGTTGTTGACTTTATAATGCTCTGTGCCCTCACTTACAATTTTAATGGAAATAGGAGAGTCCACCACCGTTTTATGATACTCCTTTAGATGAGATAGAATAAACTTACTTTGAGCGTTTTCACTATCTGCGGACTGCGTGTCAATATTTTTTAGAAACGTTTGAATGGTTACCGAATTTGAGGTAAAGCTAGAAAGAAGCTTTCGTTTTACCATTCAATAATTGGCATGAGGTCGTATGACTGGATAAGTGGGGGATTTATGGGGTGTAATTTGAAAATGAATTATTTGTTCAACATTTTCCAGATTTGCTCCGTCATTTCCTGAGCGGCTCTTTTTTTATTTGCTAATAAACTTAAAGGTCTAAAGTCTACATGAGCCAAATCCCAATGAATCAAACTTCCTTCTGAAATAAATGGCGCAGCATTTTGTTCTAATGCGATGGATAGTCCTGAACCTTGTGATTGCTGAAATAAGAGCTCATATTCGTTAGGAATGATGTAGTTGGGGATGATGGCCGGACGTTTTCGATTAAACGTATCAATCCAAAAGAGTTTAATGTAACCTACAGCGGGATCATGTGCATACCATTTTTGTTGAAGCAGCATTTTTTCAGCCTGATCAGGATGTTTTTTCATAGTGTCTTTTATTCTTTCTAAATTGATATCCGGAGTACCCACCAGGATGAGGTTCTGACGTTTTAGCGGACGACATATAATATCAAAAGTGTTGATTTCATCAGGAATAATAGCGTAAAGCAATTTACCTTCTTCCACATCGCGAATTAAAGATTGTTTGTTACCAAATTTGATATGTACAAATTCACCGAGTTGCATCACCCGGTGACATAGGGTGGTTTTATACAGATGTTCTGAAATTCCAATAGTAATAATGCTTTTAAGATTAGACTTTTTATGTTGAAGCTGATACTCGACTTCTTCCAATGTTTCAATAGAACCTGAAATCATAGTATTCAATACTTTACCTTCATCGGTTTCTAAAACGCCTTTTGACTTTCGGATAAATAATTTATGTCCCAGATGTGCCTCGAGAGTAGATATTTGTTGACTTACTGTAGGCTGACTGATACTTAACATTTCTGCTGCCTGACTTAATGATTTGGTTCTATATACCGCTCTAAACGTACGTAACCACTCTAAATTTATCATGATATTGAAATTTCAATATCAAAAGTACAAATTATCTATTTTTATCAATAACATATAATCTGTTCTTTTGGATTCTCGAATTAATAATCAAATTAAAGAACCATGAAAACAGTAGAACCAAAAGGAAAAATAGCGTTGGTAAGCGGTGCAAACAGAGGTATTGGTAAAGCCATCACCTTAGAATTATTAAACAAGGGAGCGGCTAAAGTTTATGCAGGTGCCCGAAATGTAGAAACCTTAAGTGAATTGGTCAGTGCATTCGGAGATCGTGTGGTCCCAATCCAATTGGATGTAACAGATGACCATTCTATTCAGAGAGCAGCTTCAAGTATTGATGAACTGGATATTTTGGTAAACAACGCAGGGATATTTGCTTTGGGAGGCATTTTATCGGATGCAGCATTAAGTAGTTTAAAGTCTAATTTAGACATTAACGTTTGGGGACTTGTAAAACTGTCTAATGCTGTATACCCTCAATTATCAAAAAGTGAAGGTTCAGCCATTATTAATATTTCATCTTTAGCGGGATTGGGAAATATGCCAATGGCTGCAACATATTCAGTGAGCAAAGCAGCAGTACATAGTATCACTCAGGGAATGCGTGCAGAACTATCAGATAAAAATACTTTAGTGATGGGTGTTTATCCTGGACCTATTGACACAGATATGGCTGCAGGTTTGGAGATGGATAAGGATAGTCCGGGAAATGTGGCTCAAGCTATAGTGAATGGATTAAAGGAAGGAAATGAAGATGTATTTCCGGATGTGATGTCTCAACAAGCAGGTAATTTTTACTTGTCAAGCCCAAAGGCAGTAGAGCAGGAGTTTGCCAATTTTAGGGCTTAATTCGTAAAACATCATTTTAATTTAAAAGGCATCAGTATTTTACTGGTGCTTTTTTGTTTTAAAACCATTGCTTTCTTCAAGAGCGGTTATAACGGTATAGGTTTTATGTGTATTAGTATTTTTTATAGATGTTGTTTTTCAATCATATTTAAATATGTTTAATTTGAAGTATGCTCAACAGGTCATGAAGTTCAGGTGACTTGTAGCTTCAAATAATCAAATTGTACACTTAACATTATTAATACGAATAACGATAAAATTAGACTTATGGAAAATTCAACAGAAGGAAAATGCCCTTTTCATCATGGGGCCAATACAGAAACAAGCACCACCGTAATGGAATGGTGGCCCAAAGCTTTAAATCTTGATATTTTGCATCAGCATGATACCAAGACCAATCCAAATGGAGTCGAGTTTAATTATCGTGAAGAATTTTTGAAATTGGATCTGGAAGCAGTAAAAAATGATCTGAAGGATTTAATGACGGATAGTCAGGCGTGGTGGCCAGCAGATTGGGGACATTATGGCGGATTAATGATTCGGATGGCGTGGCATGTTGCCGGTACGTATAGAATGGCTGATGGACGAGGAGGAGCAAATACAGGGAATCAACGTTTTGCGCCCCTGAATTCGTGGCCGGATAATGCCAACCTGGATAAATCCAGAAGATTACTGTGGCCGATAAAAAAGAAATACGGAAATAAAATTTCATGGGCCGACCTTTTTATTTTGGCTGGAAATATGGCGTATGAATCTATGGGTTTTAAAACTTACGGTTTTGCCGGTGGGCGTGAAGATATCTGGCACCCGGAGAAAGATATTTATTGGGGTTCTGAAAAAGAGTGGTTGGCACCAACAGGAAGTGAAGGAAGCCGTTATTCGGGAGAACGTGATTTAGAAAACCCATTGGCAGCGGTCATGATGGGATTGATTTATGTCAATCCGGAAGGAGTAGATGGAAAACCGGACCCGATAAAAACAGCAAAAGATGTGCGGGTCACATTTAAAAGAATGGCCATGAATGATGAAGAAACTGTGGCGTTAACTGCCGGAGGTCATACGGTGGGGAAAGCCCATGGTAATGGAGATGCTTCTGTACTTGGAGATGCTCCTGAAGCTGCTGGAATTAATGAACAAGGACTGGGATGGTCCAATCCCAAGAATAATGGAAATGGGGTAGATACTGTTACCAGTGGATTAGAAGGAGCATGGACCTCGACACCAGACCGATGGAATAGAACGTATTTTCATGTATTGTTAAATCATGATTGGGAATTAACCAAAAGCCCAGCGGGTGCGTGGCAATGGGAACCTGTCAACATGAAAGAAGAAGATAAACCGGTGGATGCGTATGATGCCAACGTACGTAGAAATCCAATTATGACTGATGCCGATATGGCCATGAAAATGGATTCGGAATATCTAAAAATATCCCAAAGGTTTTATGAAGATCCAGCGTATTTTGAAGAAGTATTTGCCAAAGCATGGTTTAAATTAACCCATAGAGATTTAGGTCCAAAAATTAGATATCTGGGAGCTGATAGTCCTAAAGAGGATTTGATTTGGCAAGACCCGATTCCTTCGGGGAATGCTAACTTAAGTGCTAATGAAATAGAAAATTTAAAAGCTCAAATATTAGCGACTGATTTAACATCAGCAGAGTTAATAAATACCGCATGGGATAGTGCCCGAACATATAGAGGTTCGGATTATAGAGGAGGTGCAAATGGAGCGAGAATTCGTTTAGCACCACAAAAAGATTGGGAAGGAAACGAACCGCAACGTCTGCAAAAAGTATTACATACGCTATCCGATATCAAAAATGATTTTAATTCAGAAGTGAGTCTGGCCGATCTGATTGTTTTGGGAGGAAGTGCTGCCGTAGAACAAGCCGCTAAAAAGGCTGGTGTGGATATTACGGTTCCTTTTATTCCAGGGCGAGGAGATGCCAAGGAGGAAATGACAGATACAGAATCGTTTGAAGTACTGGAGCCGTTACACGATGGATTTAGAAATTGGCAAAAAAAGAATTATTCGGTACATCCGGAAGAGATGTTGTTGGATAGAGCGCAATTAATGGGTTTAACTGCTCCTGAAATGACCGTTTTAATAGGAGGGATGCGCGTTTTGGGAACAAATCATGGGCATAAAACGCATGGGGTGTTTACGGATAACGTAGGCGTATTGTCTAATGATTTTTTTGTGAACTTAACGGATATGAATTATTCCTGGAAACCTACCGGGAGAAATAGCTATGATATAGTAAATCGTGA
This genomic interval from bacterium SCSIO 12643 contains the following:
- a CDS encoding PDZ domain-containing protein — protein: MSTHQLKHLAFAFLCITISISVNAQELKRKASLGVRLQTMNDSISTAHHMEKGKGIYVLTVFPNSTASKVGMKDGAIISHINDHEINSMNDLFAEIQDVRANDKISITFYQNRKWITKSTKAIGRPIEVFEEAHIYYDQVNYPGNQLRSILYTPKDIQNPPVIYFLQGYVCQTVELSTVPDLTITKLIQDWVRAGYAVYRVEKANMGDSKCEKGCMDQNFNEELEGFRQGYLSLQKNSMIDTSNIFLFGHSMGGIIAPLLAQEFSPKGVITYGIIINTWFEYMQEMTRVQGEMFHTPFADIESNVRNAIPFWYEMLMTNKTNTEILKDESIRKMLEADGILEDFKNGYYLNRHYTYWQSLNKISLVDTWLEVNSHVLALYGEFDIEALNANHIRTLAAVVNSKHPGNASYQIIPHTDHGFVYFDSMEANINAHLNGEYRLRLRDSYSDQVAKSTLKWMNALL
- a CDS encoding helix-turn-helix transcriptional regulator; this encodes MVKRKLLSSFTSNSVTIQTFLKNIDTQSADSENAQSKFILSHLKEYHKTVVDSPISIKIVSEGTEHYKVNNQRYTVQANNYLIVNHGDEFEIDIHTPKITQGICIYPPKQIIEEAYNYRVQTKEQLLEQVDSTPFHFTQNNNVLLSTNTGRFLKEYLPRIIQNSEFNSPIDFHLIYMRLAEHLVQDQLNLNQQLLNLKSSKKHTKEELYRRLSTAREFIHAHYDQKINIDQLAAVSCLSKYHFVRSFRDFYQCTPYQYALNLKLEAAKKLIHQGHTYTSASEVVGFSDPKNLRKALIG
- a CDS encoding LysR family transcriptional regulator encodes the protein MINLEWLRTFRAVYRTKSLSQAAEMLSISQPTVSQQISTLEAHLGHKLFIRKSKGVLETDEGKVLNTMISGSIETLEEVEYQLQHKKSNLKSIITIGISEHLYKTTLCHRVMQLGEFVHIKFGNKQSLIRDVEEGKLLYAIIPDEINTFDIICRPLKRQNLILVGTPDINLERIKDTMKKHPDQAEKMLLQQKWYAHDPAVGYIKLFWIDTFNRKRPAIIPNYIIPNEYELLFQQSQGSGLSIALEQNAAPFISEGSLIHWDLAHVDFRPLSLLANKKRAAQEMTEQIWKMLNK
- a CDS encoding SDR family oxidoreductase, giving the protein MKTVEPKGKIALVSGANRGIGKAITLELLNKGAAKVYAGARNVETLSELVSAFGDRVVPIQLDVTDDHSIQRAASSIDELDILVNNAGIFALGGILSDAALSSLKSNLDINVWGLVKLSNAVYPQLSKSEGSAIINISSLAGLGNMPMAATYSVSKAAVHSITQGMRAELSDKNTLVMGVYPGPIDTDMAAGLEMDKDSPGNVAQAIVNGLKEGNEDVFPDVMSQQAGNFYLSSPKAVEQEFANFRA
- the katG gene encoding catalase/peroxidase HPI; the encoded protein is MENSTEGKCPFHHGANTETSTTVMEWWPKALNLDILHQHDTKTNPNGVEFNYREEFLKLDLEAVKNDLKDLMTDSQAWWPADWGHYGGLMIRMAWHVAGTYRMADGRGGANTGNQRFAPLNSWPDNANLDKSRRLLWPIKKKYGNKISWADLFILAGNMAYESMGFKTYGFAGGREDIWHPEKDIYWGSEKEWLAPTGSEGSRYSGERDLENPLAAVMMGLIYVNPEGVDGKPDPIKTAKDVRVTFKRMAMNDEETVALTAGGHTVGKAHGNGDASVLGDAPEAAGINEQGLGWSNPKNNGNGVDTVTSGLEGAWTSTPDRWNRTYFHVLLNHDWELTKSPAGAWQWEPVNMKEEDKPVDAYDANVRRNPIMTDADMAMKMDSEYLKISQRFYEDPAYFEEVFAKAWFKLTHRDLGPKIRYLGADSPKEDLIWQDPIPSGNANLSANEIENLKAQILATDLTSAELINTAWDSARTYRGSDYRGGANGARIRLAPQKDWEGNEPQRLQKVLHTLSDIKNDFNSEVSLADLIVLGGSAAVEQAAKKAGVDITVPFIPGRGDAKEEMTDTESFEVLEPLHDGFRNWQKKNYSVHPEEMLLDRAQLMGLTAPEMTVLIGGMRVLGTNHGHKTHGVFTDNVGVLSNDFFVNLTDMNYSWKPTGRNSYDIVNRETGETRWTASRVDLVFGSNSILRAYSEYYAQDDNKEKFVQDFVNAWVKVMNADRFDLKK